From the genome of Nitrosomonas sp., one region includes:
- a CDS encoding 1-acyl-sn-glycerol-3-phosphate acyltransferase — protein MALLRSTLYMLLLVIITPPYAIFTLACFPLSAHARYRVTSTWTRIILFLLHHICGLRYRILGAENIPKTPSIVLSKHQSAWETLAFQKIFPPQVWVLKKELLRIPFFGWGLAMTSPIAIDRSAGRSALDQVVDQGQDRLKNGFWVVIFPEGTRIPPGKKGRYRIGGAWLATHTNTLVVPVAHNAGEFWARNAFIKKPGVITVSIGKPIDPTGMEANALNEQVENWIETEVARISQRKTAAVATITDDNKANTM, from the coding sequence ATGGCTTTGCTGCGTTCTACACTTTATATGCTGTTGCTTGTAATCATAACGCCGCCATACGCGATTTTTACGCTGGCCTGTTTTCCGCTCTCAGCGCATGCACGTTACCGGGTGACTTCAACGTGGACACGCATTATTCTATTTTTGTTGCATCATATTTGCGGCCTGCGTTACCGGATTCTGGGCGCGGAAAATATCCCAAAGACGCCGAGTATTGTGTTGTCTAAGCATCAGTCAGCCTGGGAAACACTGGCATTCCAGAAAATCTTTCCGCCGCAGGTATGGGTGCTGAAAAAAGAACTTTTGCGTATCCCTTTTTTTGGTTGGGGATTGGCCATGACAAGTCCGATTGCGATTGATCGCAGCGCAGGCAGGAGTGCTTTGGATCAAGTAGTTGACCAGGGTCAGGACCGATTAAAGAATGGTTTCTGGGTGGTGATTTTCCCGGAAGGTACGCGAATCCCGCCGGGCAAGAAAGGAAGATACCGCATTGGCGGTGCGTGGCTGGCTACGCATACCAATACACTTGTAGTGCCTGTGGCGCATAATGCAGGTGAATTCTGGGCAAGGAATGCATTTATAAAAAAACCAGGTGTCATTACCGTTAGTATCGGCAAACCGATCGACCCGACAGGAATGGAAGCCAACGCACTTAATGAACAGGTGGAAAACTGGATTGAAACCGAGGTGGCGCGCATCAGTCAAAGAAAAACGGCTGCGGTAGCAACCATTACCGATGATAACAAAGCCAACACCATGTAG
- the glyS gene encoding glycine--tRNA ligase subunit beta, which produces MNDTMTQNLLVELLVEELPPKSLENLALNFAELIETSLRDHGLISEGTKNKKVYATPRRLAVWIADVASQAADKSVSQKLMPVKVGLDEHGNPTPPLLKKLANLGADAAVVSQLKRVQDGKTETLFLESVVTGVSIKEGLQNVLDIAINALPIPKVMTYQLSDGWDSVNFVRPAHGLVALHGADIIPVAALGLCSGRETQGHRFAAKNTTIQLRDADSYAQQLLTEGEVIAGFEARQTEIMRQLNEAAARENRVLLQDNALLSEVTALVELPNVLVGQFESEFLEVPQECLILTMKVNQKYFPLMDSDGKLANKFLLVSNIRPSDPGLVVEGNERVVRSRLADAKFFFEQDRKKTLESRLPGLDHVVYHNKLGTQGERIQRVRVIARSIALLLGGETLADEAGKTSLLAKTDLLTEMVGEFPELQGVMGYYYALHDGHSETIAHAIEDHYKPRFSGDTLPRNTVGICVALADKLETLTGLFSINQIPTGDKDPFALRRHALGVIRMLIEKELPLSLDFLLKEARLAFDDKYPDAAESPLQFLYDRLAGSLREQGYQIQEIDAVLSLSPKMLRDIPKRLEAVRAFEKLPEAISLAAANKRVNNILEKDFREKANIGLGNPGNIRLDTGLLKESAEQALYEKLETVKSQADTAFEAGRYTESLQALAALKAPIDTFFDQVMVNIDEADLRANRLCLLNLLHQAMNRVADLSKLVR; this is translated from the coding sequence ATGAACGACACGATGACGCAAAACTTACTCGTCGAGTTGCTGGTGGAAGAATTGCCACCCAAGTCACTTGAGAATCTGGCATTAAATTTTGCCGAATTGATTGAAACAAGCTTGCGGGACCATGGTTTGATTTCGGAAGGCACCAAAAATAAAAAAGTCTATGCCACTCCTAGGCGGCTGGCTGTTTGGATCGCTGATGTCGCGTCACAGGCTGCGGATAAGTCCGTTTCGCAAAAACTCATGCCGGTGAAGGTTGGATTGGATGAACACGGGAACCCCACGCCGCCATTGTTGAAGAAACTGGCCAATCTGGGTGCGGACGCTGCTGTTGTTTCACAACTGAAGCGTGTTCAGGACGGCAAAACAGAAACGTTATTTTTGGAGAGTGTTGTAACCGGAGTGAGCATAAAAGAAGGTCTGCAGAATGTGCTCGATATAGCCATCAATGCATTGCCGATCCCTAAAGTGATGACGTATCAACTGTCTGACGGCTGGGACAGTGTTAATTTTGTCCGACCCGCACATGGCCTGGTTGCGCTTCACGGCGCCGATATTATACCGGTAGCGGCGTTGGGGTTGTGTTCCGGGCGTGAAACCCAGGGACACCGCTTTGCGGCAAAAAACACAACCATACAGTTGCGGGATGCAGACAGTTATGCGCAACAACTGTTGACAGAAGGCGAAGTCATCGCCGGTTTTGAAGCGCGGCAGACTGAAATCATGCGCCAATTGAATGAAGCAGCTGCGCGAGAGAACCGGGTATTGCTGCAAGACAATGCTTTGCTCAGCGAAGTGACTGCGCTGGTTGAATTGCCCAATGTGTTGGTTGGACAGTTTGAGTCTGAGTTTCTTGAAGTGCCACAGGAATGTCTGATTCTGACGATGAAGGTTAATCAGAAATATTTTCCATTGATGGATTCCGATGGAAAACTGGCGAACAAATTCCTGCTGGTTTCCAATATCCGGCCATCCGATCCTGGCCTGGTGGTTGAAGGCAATGAACGGGTTGTGCGCTCACGTTTGGCCGATGCCAAGTTTTTCTTTGAGCAGGACCGAAAAAAAACACTGGAATCACGTCTGCCCGGACTTGATCATGTGGTATACCACAATAAACTGGGTACACAGGGCGAGCGTATCCAGAGGGTGCGCGTCATTGCCCGGTCGATCGCCTTGCTGCTCGGCGGTGAAACGCTCGCGGATGAAGCCGGTAAGACGTCGCTGTTAGCCAAAACGGACCTACTGACTGAAATGGTCGGTGAGTTTCCTGAACTGCAGGGTGTTATGGGCTATTACTATGCACTGCACGACGGACACAGCGAAACGATCGCGCATGCTATCGAGGACCATTACAAGCCGCGTTTTTCCGGCGATACGTTACCGCGCAATACTGTCGGTATCTGCGTTGCGCTTGCGGATAAACTTGAAACACTGACCGGTTTGTTCAGTATTAATCAGATTCCAACCGGTGACAAGGATCCGTTTGCATTGCGCCGCCACGCGTTGGGCGTGATTCGCATGCTGATTGAAAAAGAATTGCCCTTATCGTTGGATTTTCTGCTTAAGGAAGCCAGACTGGCGTTTGATGACAAGTACCCGGACGCAGCGGAATCCCCGTTGCAGTTTCTATACGATCGTCTGGCTGGTAGCCTGCGTGAACAAGGTTATCAGATACAGGAAATAGATGCTGTATTAAGTCTCTCGCCTAAAATGCTCCGTGACATTCCGAAAAGACTGGAAGCTGTACGGGCGTTTGAAAAGTTGCCCGAGGCAATCAGTCTCGCCGCCGCCAACAAGCGTGTAAATAATATTCTGGAAAAAGATTTCAGGGAAAAAGCCAACATTGGCTTGGGAAATCCTGGAAATATCCGGCTGGATACCGGGTTACTCAAAGAATCTGCTGAGCAGGCGCTTTATGAAAAACTGGAGACGGTAAAATCACAAGCTGATACCGCATTTGAGGCAGGCCGTTATACTGAGTCTTTGCAGGCACTGGCCGCGTTAAAGGCGCCGATCGATACCTTTTTTGACCAAGTGATGGTCAATATCGACGAAGCGGATTTGCGCGCAAACCGGCTTTGTTTATTAAACTTATTACATCAAGCCATGAATCGTGTGGCCGATTTATCCAAACTGGTTCGCTGA
- the gmhB gene encoding D-glycero-beta-D-manno-heptose 1,7-bisphosphate 7-phosphatase, with protein sequence MKLIILDHNGVINQCSETFIKTPDEWQPIPGSMEAIAHLTHSGYRIVTATNQSGIGRGLLDMVTFNAINDKMYKAAAQVGGRIDSIFFCPHTGHDKCKCRKPKTGMFEEIMQRYGTDLKNVPVVGDALRDLQAADAVDALPVLLLTGKGRATLEQDELPPRTRVFDDLSAAVDAIVGPT encoded by the coding sequence ATGAAACTGATTATTCTTGATCACAACGGTGTCATTAACCAATGTAGCGAAACATTCATCAAAACCCCGGATGAATGGCAGCCTATTCCGGGCAGTATGGAAGCCATCGCACATTTGACGCATTCCGGCTATCGTATTGTTACAGCCACCAATCAGTCCGGTATCGGACGAGGTTTACTCGACATGGTGACTTTTAATGCGATTAACGACAAGATGTACAAGGCGGCTGCCCAAGTGGGTGGGCGTATTGATTCCATTTTTTTCTGTCCGCACACCGGTCATGACAAATGTAAATGCCGAAAACCGAAAACAGGCATGTTTGAGGAAATCATGCAGCGTTATGGTACGGATTTAAAGAATGTACCAGTCGTTGGTGATGCACTACGCGATTTGCAGGCAGCCGATGCAGTCGATGCATTACCCGTTCTGCTGTTGACCGGAAAAGGCAGGGCTACTCTGGAACAAGACGAATTACCCCCGCGAACACGGGTGTTTGATGACTTGTCTGCTGCAGTTGACGCGATTGTGGGACCGACTTGA